In Flavobacterium gelatinilyticum, a genomic segment contains:
- the guaA gene encoding glutamine-hydrolyzing GMP synthase — translation MQHNVLILDFGSQYTQLIARRVRELNIFCEIFPYNHFPSDLSAYKAVILGGSPFSVRAEDAPHPDLSQIRGKLPMLAVCYGAQYLAHFSGGEVAASNTREYGRANLSYIKDNETFFDGVSENSQVWMSHSDSIKALPTNAVKLASTHDVEFAAYKIEGETTYAIQYHPEVFHSTDGSKMLENFLVKIAEVPQNFTPNAFVEEMVEELKEKLGNDKVVLGLSGGVDSTVAAVLLNKAIGQNLYCIFVNNGLLRKNEFQNVLDQYKGMGLNVKGVDAGDRFLSELAGISDPETKRKTIGRVFIEVFDDESHLLEDVKWLAQGTIYPDVIESVSVKGPSATIKSHHNVGGLPDYMKLKIVEPLRMLFKDEVRRVGATLGIDPELLGRHPFPGPGLSIRILGDITPEKVQILQDVDSVFIEGLKSWGLYDKVWQAGAILLPVNSVGVMGDERTYEKVVALRAVESTDGMTADWVHLPYDFLMKVSNDIINKVKGVNRVVYDISSKPPATIEWE, via the coding sequence ATGCAACACAACGTACTTATTTTAGATTTCGGATCGCAATATACTCAGCTTATTGCGCGTAGAGTTCGCGAATTAAATATATTCTGCGAAATTTTTCCTTACAATCACTTTCCTAGTGATTTATCAGCTTACAAAGCAGTAATTTTAGGCGGAAGCCCGTTTTCTGTTCGTGCAGAAGATGCACCGCACCCTGATTTATCTCAAATCAGAGGAAAACTTCCAATGCTTGCCGTTTGTTACGGAGCGCAGTATTTAGCGCATTTCAGCGGAGGAGAAGTAGCAGCATCAAACACAAGAGAATACGGTAGAGCAAATCTGTCTTATATAAAAGATAATGAAACGTTCTTTGACGGTGTTTCAGAAAACAGCCAGGTTTGGATGAGCCACAGCGATAGTATCAAAGCGCTTCCAACGAATGCTGTAAAATTAGCAAGTACACATGACGTAGAATTTGCTGCTTATAAAATTGAAGGCGAAACTACTTATGCAATTCAATACCATCCGGAAGTTTTTCATTCAACAGACGGATCAAAAATGCTGGAGAATTTCTTAGTTAAAATTGCCGAAGTTCCTCAAAATTTTACACCAAATGCTTTCGTAGAAGAAATGGTGGAAGAATTAAAAGAAAAATTAGGAAACGACAAAGTGGTTCTTGGTTTATCAGGAGGAGTAGATTCTACTGTAGCGGCAGTTTTATTAAACAAAGCAATCGGACAAAATCTATACTGTATTTTCGTTAATAACGGATTACTTCGTAAAAACGAATTTCAAAATGTATTAGATCAGTATAAAGGAATGGGATTAAACGTGAAAGGTGTGGATGCCGGAGATCGTTTTCTTTCTGAATTGGCCGGAATCAGTGATCCTGAAACCAAACGTAAAACAATAGGACGTGTATTTATTGAAGTTTTCGACGATGAATCACATTTATTAGAAGACGTAAAATGGCTGGCTCAGGGAACTATTTATCCTGACGTAATCGAATCGGTTTCGGTAAAAGGACCATCGGCTACGATTAAATCGCATCACAATGTGGGCGGACTGCCGGATTATATGAAATTAAAAATTGTAGAACCTCTTAGAATGCTTTTCAAAGACGAAGTAAGACGAGTAGGAGCTACATTAGGAATAGATCCTGAATTATTAGGAAGACACCCTTTCCCGGGACCAGGATTATCAATCAGAATTTTAGGAGATATTACTCCGGAGAAAGTCCAGATTTTACAAGATGTTGATTCTGTTTTTATCGAAGGATTAAAATCATGGGGATTATACGATAAAGTTTGGCAGGCAGGAGCAATTTTACTTCCTGTAAACAGTGTTGGGGTTATGGGCGACGAGCGTACGTACGAAAAGGTCGTAGCGCTTAGAGCAGTAGAATCGACAGATGGTATGACTGCAGACTGGGTTCACTTACCGTATGATTTCTTAATGAAAGTATCAAACGATATTATCAATAAGGTAAAAGGCGTGAACCGTGTTGTTTACGATATTAGTTCAAAACCACCGGCAACAATTGAGTGGGAATAG
- a CDS encoding LysM peptidoglycan-binding domain-containing protein, whose product MRELLQISLVFILFFNKVKAQDSIIEHKIQKGETAYFIAQKYKVSVDEIYKLNPESQNGIKDNQIIRIPVHSSEKNQNQIVHIVAEKETLYALSKQYKVSQEAILEANKELLSNGLQAGQKITIPQSTENSKTEIVSTSKVTHQVVAKESLFSIARQYNVSVKDLEDINKNILQNGLQIGQNIAIPNKRKTVDGRVRVINQETVFHIVEPKETKFSIAKKYGISIDQLESQNPEIVNGLIVGNKLAININGIKPANESEELMLALAEKQVVVEKTKAKTVELEDLKDRLVVQKEMNQKIIKINDLKVNLNDMNGSRENSVEKLRLVLEANKNVQDVLMAKLDSLVYSMNNDLKELKRMDILNIDESKRLEKQSYESIGKTSELSSQLKKELAENRKAYAGLMNKVEKIAVEENQEYKKKIRESEKNNNVTSLQQRLSLDEIKRYKIEQEKGDEQNQLLIAKIDSLDTQKQIEVKRHISKASYYSMEARKFDDKLAFVKLKKYQDEAKKNQNKSNSVETEETISVEEMRRQLRENPFKNEKNIKIEVYDNLKEVSNGYYLVLGIFTDADVRDKLIMKLIDSGDFNAGFFFNVNSLSYYVYSDKFQNTEELLYKCKKKEEDELYKNVIIAKLEVDLR is encoded by the coding sequence ATGAGAGAACTTTTACAGATTTCTCTTGTCTTTATTTTGTTTTTTAACAAAGTAAAAGCACAAGATTCAATTATTGAACATAAAATTCAAAAAGGAGAAACCGCTTATTTTATTGCCCAAAAATATAAGGTTTCTGTAGATGAGATTTACAAATTGAATCCCGAATCTCAAAACGGAATCAAAGACAATCAAATTATCAGGATTCCGGTTCATTCTTCAGAAAAAAATCAAAACCAGATTGTTCATATTGTTGCAGAAAAGGAAACACTTTATGCGCTTTCAAAACAATATAAGGTTTCTCAGGAAGCCATTCTGGAAGCAAACAAAGAACTTCTGTCAAACGGATTACAGGCCGGACAAAAAATAACTATTCCGCAAAGCACGGAAAATTCAAAAACAGAGATTGTAAGCACTTCAAAAGTTACCCATCAGGTTGTGGCCAAAGAATCGTTGTTCAGCATTGCCAGACAATACAATGTTTCGGTTAAGGATTTAGAAGATATCAATAAAAATATATTGCAAAACGGGCTTCAGATTGGTCAGAACATCGCAATTCCAAATAAACGAAAAACGGTTGACGGACGCGTGAGGGTAATCAATCAGGAAACTGTTTTTCATATAGTTGAACCCAAAGAAACCAAATTTTCTATTGCTAAAAAATACGGTATTTCGATTGATCAGTTAGAATCTCAAAACCCTGAAATTGTAAACGGATTAATTGTAGGGAATAAACTGGCGATCAATATAAACGGAATTAAACCGGCAAATGAAAGCGAAGAATTAATGCTGGCTCTTGCCGAAAAACAAGTTGTCGTTGAAAAAACAAAAGCCAAAACAGTTGAATTAGAAGATTTGAAGGACAGGCTTGTTGTTCAGAAAGAAATGAATCAGAAGATTATTAAAATAAATGATCTTAAAGTGAATCTGAATGATATGAACGGTTCCAGAGAAAATTCGGTTGAAAAACTCCGACTGGTTTTAGAAGCCAATAAAAATGTTCAGGACGTTTTAATGGCAAAACTGGATTCGCTGGTATACAGTATGAACAATGATCTGAAAGAATTAAAGCGAATGGATATTCTGAATATTGATGAATCAAAACGTCTGGAGAAACAATCGTATGAAAGCATCGGAAAAACCAGTGAATTATCTTCGCAGTTAAAAAAAGAACTGGCTGAAAACAGAAAAGCTTATGCCGGTTTAATGAATAAAGTAGAGAAAATTGCTGTAGAAGAAAATCAGGAATACAAAAAGAAAATCCGCGAAAGCGAAAAGAATAACAACGTTACATCATTACAGCAGCGTCTTTCTTTAGATGAAATAAAACGTTACAAAATCGAACAGGAGAAAGGCGACGAGCAGAACCAGCTTTTAATTGCAAAAATTGATTCACTGGATACTCAAAAACAAATAGAGGTAAAACGGCACATCAGCAAAGCATCTTATTATAGTATGGAAGCCCGAAAATTTGATGATAAGCTGGCTTTTGTAAAACTGAAAAAATATCAGGATGAGGCGAAGAAAAATCAGAATAAATCAAATTCTGTCGAAACAGAAGAGACAATTTCTGTAGAAGAAATGAGGCGCCAGCTCAGGGAAAATCCATTCAAAAACGAAAAAAACATAAAGATTGAAGTTTATGATAATCTTAAAGAAGTTTCTAATGGCTATTATTTAGTTTTAGGTATATTTACAGACGCAGATGTAAGAGATAAGCTAATTATGAAACTTATTGATTCTGGCGATTTTAATGCCGGCTTCTTTTTTAATGTAAACAGTCTTTCGTATTATGTTTACTCAGATAAATTCCAAAACACGGAAGAACTTTTGTACAAATGCAAGAAAAAAGAAGAAGATGAGTTATATAAGAATGTAATTATTGCTAAGTTAGAGGTCGATCTTAGATAA
- a CDS encoding J domain-containing protein, producing MDYIDYYKVLDVTKSATEAEIKKAYRKLARKYHPDLNPNDKEAEKKFKEINEANEVLSNPDNRKKYDKYGKDWKHADEFEKAGYNPNQKQQYSRQQSNQDFSGFGGDFSESDFSDFFNSMYGSAGRSSRAQSKYRGQDFNAELQLDLSSAYTTHKQSLTVNGKNIRITIPAGVENGQVIKIPGHGGAGVNGGPNGDLYITFLIDNNSDFKREGNNLYSNADLDLYTAILGGEISIKTFDGKVKIKVPAETQTGTKVKLKGKGFPVYKKENEFGDLYITYNLKIPTKLSEKEKELFAELSKLRNHEQ from the coding sequence ATGGATTATATCGATTATTACAAAGTATTAGATGTTACTAAATCTGCCACGGAAGCCGAAATAAAAAAAGCATATCGAAAACTGGCCCGAAAATATCATCCTGATTTAAATCCGAATGATAAAGAAGCAGAAAAAAAATTCAAGGAAATCAACGAAGCAAACGAAGTTTTAAGCAATCCGGATAACCGAAAAAAATACGATAAGTACGGAAAAGACTGGAAACATGCCGACGAATTTGAAAAAGCAGGTTACAACCCAAATCAAAAGCAACAGTATTCCAGACAGCAAAGCAATCAGGATTTTTCTGGTTTTGGTGGTGATTTTTCAGAAAGCGATTTCTCGGATTTCTTTAATTCGATGTACGGATCGGCAGGAAGAAGCAGTCGGGCGCAGTCTAAATATCGAGGCCAGGATTTCAATGCCGAGCTGCAATTGGATCTTTCTTCGGCTTATACAACCCACAAACAGAGCTTAACCGTAAACGGAAAAAATATTAGAATCACGATTCCGGCCGGAGTAGAAAACGGTCAGGTTATTAAAATCCCCGGACATGGCGGTGCGGGCGTTAACGGAGGTCCAAACGGCGATTTATACATTACGTTTTTAATCGATAATAATTCTGATTTTAAACGCGAAGGCAATAATTTATATTCAAATGCAGATCTGGATCTTTACACAGCTATTTTAGGAGGCGAAATCAGCATTAAAACTTTTGACGGAAAAGTAAAAATTAAAGTTCCTGCCGAAACCCAGACGGGTACAAAAGTAAAATTGAAAGGAAAAGGATTTCCGGTCTATAAAAAAGAGAATGAGTTTGGGGATTTGTATATAACGTACAATCTTAAAATCCCAACAAAATTGTCTGAAAAAGAAAAAGAATTGTTTGCAGAATTATCTAAACTTAGAAATCATGAGCAGTAA
- a CDS encoding voltage-gated chloride channel family protein: MTSQNTKQFLLSIPKWILICALIGIFSGSASAFFLVALEWVTQFRMQYDWIIWLLPLGGFLVGLSYYYWGESVAKGNNLLLEEYENPKKVIPFKMAPLVLLGTLLTHLFGGSAGREGTAVQMGGAISDQFTKIFKLNNSERKTLIILGISAGFASVFGTPLAGAVFALEVLYFSKINLKSIILSFLTAYAAYFTVEFWEIKHTHYSIPVIPELSINNVFFTIILGLLSGFAALLFSRSTHFWGSLFSKNIKYPPLRPVIGGVVLAIAIAGLGFTKFSGLGVPVIVDAFSTPNEWYDFLLKILFTGFTLGAGFKGGEVTPLFFVGATLGSALSVFIPMPIALLAGIGFVAVFSGATHTPIACTIMGMELFGFAPGIFIAIGCLAAYFSSGSVGIYKSQIVKGPKYKLYQKFL; encoded by the coding sequence ATGACTTCCCAAAATACAAAACAATTCCTGCTTTCCATTCCTAAATGGATTCTTATCTGTGCCTTAATCGGGATTTTCTCCGGATCTGCTTCTGCTTTTTTCTTAGTTGCGTTAGAATGGGTTACGCAATTCAGAATGCAGTACGACTGGATTATCTGGCTTTTGCCTCTAGGCGGATTTTTGGTTGGTTTAAGTTATTATTACTGGGGAGAATCTGTTGCAAAGGGGAATAATCTTTTACTCGAAGAATATGAAAATCCCAAAAAAGTAATTCCGTTCAAAATGGCCCCTCTGGTTCTTTTAGGAACTTTACTTACACATTTGTTTGGAGGTTCTGCGGGACGCGAGGGAACAGCAGTTCAAATGGGAGGCGCAATCTCTGATCAATTTACTAAAATTTTCAAACTTAACAATTCAGAACGAAAAACCCTGATCATTCTGGGAATCAGTGCCGGTTTTGCATCGGTTTTTGGAACTCCTCTCGCTGGTGCCGTCTTTGCTTTGGAAGTTTTGTACTTCAGTAAAATTAATCTAAAAAGCATCATACTTTCTTTTCTTACTGCGTACGCAGCTTATTTCACAGTAGAGTTTTGGGAAATAAAACACACACATTACAGCATTCCTGTTATCCCTGAGTTAAGCATAAACAATGTATTCTTCACTATAATCCTGGGCCTTTTATCCGGTTTTGCGGCTTTATTATTTTCGAGAAGTACCCATTTTTGGGGATCCTTATTTTCAAAAAACATAAAATACCCGCCACTTCGTCCGGTTATTGGCGGCGTTGTTTTAGCCATTGCTATTGCAGGATTAGGATTTACCAAATTCTCAGGACTTGGTGTTCCGGTAATTGTAGATGCTTTTTCAACTCCAAACGAATGGTACGATTTCCTGCTTAAAATTTTATTTACCGGATTTACTTTAGGAGCCGGCTTTAAAGGCGGCGAAGTCACCCCGTTATTCTTTGTCGGAGCCACTTTAGGAAGTGCGTTATCCGTTTTTATTCCGATGCCCATTGCACTTCTGGCCGGAATAGGATTCGTTGCCGTTTTCTCCGGTGCTACCCACACCCCCATCGCCTGCACGATTATGGGAATGGAATTATTCGGATTCGCTCCCGGAATATTCATTGCGATTGGATGTTTAGCCGCCTATTTTTCATCCGGCTCTGTTGGTATTTATAAATCACAGATTGTTAAAGGCCCTAAATATAAGTTGTATCAAAAGTTCTTATAA
- a CDS encoding chaperone modulator CbpM — protein sequence MSSKNLIQIKQFCLYHEIENTFIKDLNNYGLIEIIIEENDEYLQSEQLPSIEKMMRMHYDLNINLEGIDAIYHLLNKIEVLQQHLTNTQNKLRIYEENQSV from the coding sequence ATGAGCAGTAAAAATTTAATCCAAATAAAACAATTTTGTCTGTATCACGAAATTGAAAATACGTTTATAAAAGACCTTAATAATTACGGTTTAATAGAAATTATTATCGAAGAAAATGACGAATATCTGCAGTCGGAACAACTGCCTTCTATCGAAAAAATGATGCGGATGCATTACGACCTTAATATTAATCTTGAAGGTATTGATGCGATTTATCATCTTCTGAATAAAATCGAAGTTTTGCAGCAGCATTTGACCAATACTCAAAACAAACTCCGAATTTACGAGGAAAACCAAAGTGTGTAA
- a CDS encoding DHH family phosphoesterase, whose translation MKIQDIQAIQLLLAAPKKIVIIPHRGPDGDAMGSTLALYHFLLKNNHQPTVIAPNDFPDFLAWLPGSETVKIFERDTENCTKILEEAEIIFTLDFNAFHRTGEMEHTLVKLTAPFIMIDHHEKPHDYAAYTYSDTSYGSTCEMVYNFITFLNKKEDIDKTIATCIYTGILTDSGSFRFPGTTGNTHRIIAELIDLGVENTQIPVLLYDNSSFSRLQLLGRGLQNMKIFEEHKTSYTTLTQEELDSFNYVKGDTEGIVNYGLSIRGIVFTAIFIENKDEKIIKISFRSQGGFDVNQFARDHFNGGGHMNAAGGRSETTMEETVKKFEDLVTKLKL comes from the coding sequence ATGAAAATACAAGATATTCAGGCGATACAATTATTGCTTGCTGCACCCAAGAAAATTGTAATAATTCCGCATAGAGGACCAGATGGTGACGCTATGGGTTCTACTCTGGCTCTATACCATTTTTTATTAAAAAACAATCATCAGCCAACTGTCATTGCTCCAAATGATTTTCCTGATTTTCTGGCCTGGCTTCCGGGTTCTGAAACAGTTAAGATATTTGAAAGAGACACAGAAAACTGCACCAAAATATTAGAGGAAGCCGAGATTATTTTTACACTTGATTTCAATGCATTTCATCGTACAGGCGAAATGGAGCATACTTTAGTAAAACTTACCGCTCCGTTTATCATGATCGACCATCATGAAAAACCACACGATTATGCTGCGTATACGTATTCAGATACTTCATACGGATCAACTTGCGAAATGGTTTACAACTTTATCACCTTTTTGAACAAAAAAGAAGATATCGATAAAACCATTGCTACTTGTATTTACACGGGAATCTTAACCGATTCAGGTTCGTTTCGTTTTCCGGGAACTACCGGAAATACCCACCGAATTATTGCCGAATTAATTGATTTGGGAGTTGAGAATACACAGATTCCGGTTTTATTATACGACAACAGTTCCTTCAGCCGTTTACAGCTTTTAGGTCGCGGACTTCAAAACATGAAAATTTTTGAAGAGCACAAAACCTCATATACAACCCTGACACAGGAAGAACTTGATTCATTTAATTATGTAAAAGGAGATACCGAGGGAATTGTAAATTACGGTTTAAGCATTCGCGGCATTGTATTTACTGCTATCTTTATCGAAAATAAAGACGAGAAAATAATTAAGATTTCTTTCCGTTCTCAAGGAGGATTTGATGTGAATCAGTTTGCAAGAGACCATTTCAACGGAGGCGGGCACATGAATGCCGCTGGAGGAAGATCTGAAACCACAATGGAAGAAACCGTGAAAAAGTTTGAAGATTTAGTAACTAAATTAAAATTATAG
- the gldI gene encoding gliding motility-associated peptidyl-prolyl isomerase GldI, producing the protein MNYLKLSIYSLLFAIVLAGCKHHEEARRPISRASGSFMKKSADRNKKLVASEEDVIKKIIKNNPKVKYFATKKGYWFCYDEKSTTETTAPRKGDIAYFNLEIKDITGKIIYSEADLGPQTYYVDKQDIMMGLRDGIKYMKKNETVTFLFPSHMAYGYHGDNKKIGPNQSLICTVTLRNFVPDPAQKSTTPVPAVTGQTAAAAQTPKPAIAKPAIAKPAVSKPVTHTKKDTINP; encoded by the coding sequence ATGAACTACCTGAAACTTAGCATTTACTCACTGCTTTTTGCAATTGTATTGGCTGGCTGCAAGCACCATGAAGAAGCGCGAAGACCTATTTCGAGAGCGTCGGGTTCTTTTATGAAAAAATCGGCGGACAGAAATAAAAAACTGGTTGCAAGCGAAGAAGATGTCATCAAAAAAATCATTAAAAACAATCCGAAAGTAAAATATTTCGCTACTAAAAAAGGGTATTGGTTTTGTTATGATGAAAAAAGCACTACCGAAACCACTGCACCAAGAAAAGGAGACATCGCCTACTTTAATTTAGAAATAAAAGATATTACAGGTAAAATCATTTATTCTGAAGCAGATCTTGGGCCTCAGACTTATTATGTAGACAAACAAGACATCATGATGGGATTACGCGACGGTATTAAATACATGAAAAAAAATGAAACCGTTACTTTCCTGTTTCCTTCACATATGGCTTATGGTTACCATGGCGATAACAAAAAAATCGGACCTAATCAATCCTTAATCTGTACGGTTACTTTACGAAATTTTGTTCCGGATCCTGCTCAAAAAAGCACTACTCCTGTTCCGGCCGTTACAGGACAAACCGCAGCAGCGGCGCAAACACCTAAACCGGCAATAGCTAAACCGGCAATAGCTAAACCGGCAGTTTCAAAACCTGTTACCCACACTAAAAAAGATACAATAAACCCATAA
- a CDS encoding RidA family protein, which produces MKRENILTGSPWEDKMGYCRAVRIGNIIEVSGTVAIVDGEKVKADDAYAQTYNIIERVEKVLEDLNVGIKDVIRTRIFTTDVSTFEEVARAHSAFFKDVKPTTGFYEISKLVAPEYLVEIEFTAVVQ; this is translated from the coding sequence ATGAAAAGAGAAAACATCCTGACAGGTTCACCGTGGGAAGATAAAATGGGATATTGCCGTGCTGTAAGAATTGGCAATATTATCGAAGTTTCTGGAACTGTTGCCATCGTTGACGGCGAGAAAGTAAAAGCCGATGATGCCTATGCACAGACCTACAATATTATTGAGCGCGTTGAAAAAGTTTTAGAAGATTTAAACGTGGGAATTAAAGATGTTATCAGAACGAGAATTTTCACAACAGATGTTTCGACTTTTGAAGAAGTAGCCAGAGCACATTCGGCTTTTTTTAAAGATGTAAAACCTACAACGGGTTTTTATGAAATCAGCAAATTAGTTGCTCCGGAGTATTTAGTTGAAATTGAATTTACAGCTGTTGTTCAATAG